In a single window of the Scyliorhinus canicula chromosome 1, sScyCan1.1, whole genome shotgun sequence genome:
- the LOC119974288 gene encoding suppressor of cytokine signaling 5-like → MEKVGKMWSNLKYRCQNLFVNEDGGRNENDLNCPKSSVGKNASAQVGDLPPQRSSPLNRHAAIPLVADTHLKADRRNRNCVSDAPEIVEADLDKENENLGAVPESRLVRRDSYSRHAPWGGKKKHSCSAKMQMSFDTDKRFNRTRYGLQRRERRYGVSSIHDMDNLSNRTMTRQSIRQRFQETVGLCFPLRAHNKQSKNLSSSRRKILLSELMLEKCPFPAGSDLAQKWHLIKQHTAPVSSQSACWLETFDPTFASAEDEEDRLRERRRLSIEEGVDPPPNALIHTFESTAQINQAYKLGPKLAPGMSEISGDNRAMTNGDWDSEEDTTTLCLQARKQKPRHMPGENLGHSTRPGPWKVHTQIDYIHCLVPDLLQITSNSCYWGVMDRYEAEALLDGKREGTFLLRDSAQEDYLFSVSFRRYNRSLHARIEQWNHNFSFDAHDPCVFHSTTVTGLLEHYKDPSSCMFFEPLLTVPLTRTLPFSLQYICRAAICNCTTYDGIDALPLPPPLQEYLKEYHYKQKVRVRWLE, encoded by the coding sequence ATGGAGAAAGTTGGAAAGATGTGGagcaatttaaaatacagatgtcaGAACCTTTTTGTTAATGAAGATGGAGGCCGAAATGAAAATGACTTAAACTGTCCAAAAAGTTCAGTGGGTAAAAATGCAAGTGCACAAGTTGGTGATCTGCCTCCGCAACGTTCAAGTCCATTAAATAGACATGCAGCTATCCCATTGGTTGCAGACACACATCTAAAAGCAGACAGAAGAAATAGGAACTGTGTTTCTGATGCCCCAGAGATTGTTGAAGCTGATTTAGATAAAGAGAATGAAAATTTGGGTGCTGTACCAGAGTCTCGTCTTGTTAGAAGAGACTCTTACTCTCGTCATGCTCCATGGGGTGGGAAGAAGAAACATTCTTGCTCTGCAAAAATGCAAATGTCTTTTGATACAGATAAACGCTTTAATCGGACACGGTATGGGTTACAGAGACGGGAAAGACGATATGGTGTAAGTTCCATACATGATATGGATAATTTGTCGAATCGAACTATGACACGACAATCTATACGCCAGCGTTTCCAAGAAACTGTAGGTCTGTGTTTTCCACTGCGAGCACATAATAAACAATCTAAGAACTTATCCTCGAGCAGGAGAAAAATATTGCTCTCTGAGCTGATGCTTGAAAAATGTCCTTTTCCAGCTGGGTCAGACTTAGCCCAAAAATGGCATCTTATTAAGCAACACACTGCTCCTGTTAGCTCACAATCAGCCTGCTGGCTTGAGACATTTGACCCAACTTTTGCTTCTGCGGAAGATGAAGAAGATCGGCTTCGAGAAAGACGAAGGCTCAGCATCGAAGAAGGGGTGGATCCCCCTCCCAATGCCCTTATACACACTTTTGAATCCACTGCTCAAATTAATCAGGCATACAAGTTGGGACCAAAGTTGGCACCTGGGATGAGTGAGATTTCCGGTGACAATCGAGCAATGACAAATGGAGACTGGGACTCTGAAGAGgacaccacaactctctgtctccaGGCACGCAAACAGAAACCACGACATATGCCAGGAGAAAACCTTGGTCACTCTACCAGACCTGGGCCCTGGAAAGTGCACACACAAATAGATTACATTCATTGCCTGGTGCCAGATTTGCTTCAAATTACAAGTAACTCATGTTACTGGGGAGTGATGGACCGTTACGAAGCTGAGGCTCTCCTTGATGGCAAGCGTGAAGGCACCTTTTTGCTCAGGGACTCGGCACAAGAGGACTACCTCTTCTCCGTAAGCTTCCGCCGTTATAACCGCTCTTTGCATGCCAGGATCGAGCAGTGGAATCACAATTTTAGTTTTGATGCCCATGACCCCTGTGTTTTTCACTCCACCACAGTAACCGGCCTTCTGGAACACTATAAGGATCCCAGCTCGTGCATGTTTTTTGAACCATTGCTTACTGTTCCACTGACCAGGACCCTTCCTTTCAGTCTGCAGTACATCTGCCGTGCAGCTATCTGCAACTGTACAACATATGATGGGATAGATGCACTTCCACTTCCCCCGCCTTTACAAGAGTATCTGAAAGAGTACCACTACAAGCAGAAAGTAAGGGTGCGATGGTTGGAGTGA